The following is a genomic window from Amycolatopsis sp. BJA-103.
TGTACCGGCACTGGAAACGAGCCTCGCAGGTGGAGAACCTGGACGGCTACACGCGCACGATCCTGGTGCGCTCGTTCCTGGGCGAGCGACGCCGGTGGGGGTCGAGGGTCCGGCTGATGGCCGAGCCGCCGGACCACGCCGGAGGGGAGCCGGACCACGCCGGTCGCGTAGCGGTGCGGACCGCGCTGGCCACCGTGCCGCCGCGGCAACGGGCCACTCTCGTGCTGCGTTTCTACTGCGATCTGAGCGTGGAGCAGGCCGCCGACGTTCTGGGCTGTTCCCCGGGAACCGTCAAAAGTCAAACCGCACGTGGCCTGGACGCGCTGCGGCGCGTGCTGGCCGACACCCCGTCACCGGTCTCGCCGGCCGCGAAGAGGAGCAGTTGATGGACGAGCAGGATGTGCGCACCCTCTTGGACGATCTTGCCCAGGCCCCCGCTCCCC
Proteins encoded in this region:
- a CDS encoding SigE family RNA polymerase sigma factor, translating into MREQDRDYVDYATTRLPWLRQTAYLLTQDWHRADDVVQTAFTQLYRHWKRASQVENLDGYTRTILVRSFLGERRRWGSRVRLMAEPPDHAGGEPDHAGRVAVRTALATVPPRQRATLVLRFYCDLSVEQAADVLGCSPGTVKSQTARGLDALRRVLADTPSPVSPAAKRSS